One Anthonomus grandis grandis chromosome 14, icAntGran1.3, whole genome shotgun sequence DNA window includes the following coding sequences:
- the LOC126744738 gene encoding uncharacterized protein LOC126744738, whose translation MSKNYSDDFTDILQELTQMEIVELCKQYQVYKDELPYLYSFLNKCIKSKTLGLENYVKIYSPGQCWREDGTFVAYMPDNGQDIVLHSFDSTGKNLLHAIRNTKRFKFLQDPARDYTCFFAVHEQFYGPLCHYLFDVSKHESPINELATLFCLRKEKVDTLQPIIPSDVYVRKLLPEDIQVIVKHWPFTYPAAELKLKSWLELSTGYGVFLQTSNQLVSWVTSSCLGQLSALQTLEGFKRKGYAALAIAAMAKELAQEGFDCCGTTQPGNTAAEKFFTKLGFSILGKAAYIAITNKY comes from the exons atgaGTAAAAATTATAGTGATGATTTTACTGATATTTTACAAGAGTTGACACAAATGGAAATAGTAGAATTGTGCAAACAATATCAGGTTTATAAAGACGAACTGCcgtatttatatagttttttaaacaagtgCATAAAATCAAAAACGCTTGGTTTAGAAAACTATGTGAAAATATATTCCCCAGGACAATGTTGGCGAGAAGACGGAACATTTGTTGCTTATATGCca GACAATGGTCAAGATATAGTCCTGCATAGTTTTGACTCTACAGGCAAGAATTTACTGCACGCAATAAGAAACACCAAAAGGTTTAAATTTCTCCAAGATCCCGCTAGAGACTATACATGTTTTTTTGCTGTTCACGAACAATTTTATGGCCCATTATGTCACTATTTATTCGATGTTTCTAAGCATGAATCGCCAATTAATGAATTGGCCACTTTGTTTTGTTTAAGAAAGGAAAAAGTCGACACATTACAGCCAAT AATTCCTTCTGATGTTTACGTAAGAAAGCTGCTGCCTGAAGATATCCAAGTAATTGTAAAACATTGGCCTTTCACATATCCGGCAGCAGAACTGAAATTGAAAAGCTGGTTAGAACTGTCAACTGGATATGGAGTTTTTCTTCAAACAAGTAACCAGCTTGTGTCATGGGTTACCTCATCCTGTTTGG gccAACTAAGTGCCCTCCAAACCTTAGAAGGCTTCAAAAGAAAAGGTTATGCAGCTCTGGCAATTGCTGCAATGGCCAAAGAACTGGCACAGGAGGGATTCGACTGCTGTGGTACAACCCAGCCAGGCAATACTGCTGCTGAAAAGTTTTTTACAAAGTTAGGTTTTAGTATACTAGGAAAAGCTGCATATATCGCAATCACAAATAAATACTAA